The genome window ataataattatttccaaaaaagaaacattgtttctttttatttatagtaatacACAAATTGCCTTTTTGGGTGCATATAAATTTTCCAAATATTATAAAGGTTTGGATATTTGGAACCTaattaatagagttaatttcttATATTAGATTTATGGGTGGTAATCCACttctaataattttttaagatttaaatgtataaaactaaaaataaatattctaaaaaaaatattaaaaataaatttcacaaataaatttaggactaaaaaaaaattaactctaattaatattaaatttataacacATTATTATTCAAAGACTGGTCTGGTTTAATGAATGTGGGACCCACACAAAAAAATTGCATCTAAATTTCCCATATCGGCCCCTATATTTTGGCGTTACGACGAGTGTTGTAAATGAGGAGAACCCCCGCCAACTTCGGAGTTTGTCCAAACCCCAGGACAGATCTTCTCAAACATAAACCACTCACAAATCTGGGGCTCTAAGACCTGGAATTTTCGTCTGATTCTCAAGAACCCGGAGCCCGGAGGTCGCCATCCTCGCCCCTAAACCCCTCAACATGTCTCCTTCCAAATCAAGGTACCCAACTCTATCTGTTTTCCCGGTCAAATTTTGTTCAAATCCTTGTCGGGACTCTTTTCTGAGTTTCTGGGTTGTTCTGGTTTCATGCATGTTTGTATGATCGTGGAATTGACGGGATTTGTGTGATCTTTTGGGGGGTTTGCAGATCTGGGAAGAAATGGCACCCATCCATCCTTTCTAGAACCAAGCTCTGCAGAGGGGATTCTTCCGCCATTGATTCAGACGCCCTCGTCTCTCTCGAACGGAAGCCTTCCCAGTCCCAGAATTCGCCCCAGGTATTTTTGCAACATTCTCAGCTCATACTTTGATCAAGTTGatgaaattttagtttaatgGTAATATGGAGGAATTGAATTATGCTTTCTcttctgtctcaactaaaaatttaagccCCTGCACATTCGAACCCACGACTTTTTTACATTAGGTTGGTtctgatataaaatttaaatagttggACCGCACTGTTGAGCagaatatataaacataaatgtgcaattcaattaccagcttagatttttagttgagatggaacccAGTCTAATTTGGTATCAGACTCGTGTCAAAGGTCATGATTCGAATCCCTAAGCTGTTAGTTGAACTGCACATTTATTCTCATCAGGGCTCATGTAAGCATTTTGTTCTCATCATGGCTATGTTTGATTGGATGTAGAATCGGAGTATTAGAGTGCTGGAAATGCCAGAAACGGAAATTGGGGAGCTGGAAGAGGAAATAAGGGTGTTAAGGGAGCAATTAGGGTGTGCAGAGGGGGAAAGAAACCAAGCACTTGATGAGCTTAGGGAGTTGAGACAAGCAGTTGAAGAGGCTAATTACTTGAAGGAAATGTTGTATAGTACACGCCAAGAATTGAATGCCAAAGACAGGAGTACCGAGTGTTTAAAATCAGAGCTTGATAAGGCAAAGCAGGTTGTAAAAATGTTGAGAGAGGCAATGGACAATGCAGAAGAAGCAGCCCGCGATTCGGTTTCTGATCACAGGAGGAGAATTCAGGAGCTGGAAGATGAAGTGGAGAAGAGGAAGTTCTCAGAGGCCAACGTTCTCGTCGCCTTAGAGCAGAACAAGGTTGAAATGGAAGTTTGCAAGCGAGAAATGGCTCGACTTTACGAGAAGATTAAGTCGATGGAGGAGGAGAATTCGAGGTCCTGCAATGGGGAAACTGCAGCGAAAGAAGAAGCCTCGTTGAAGATTAAGCACTTGACGGATGAAGTATCTCGTCTCGAGAACGAATTGAAGATGGCAACCGAAGCAGAAGAGAAGAGCAGAAAGGCGATGGATACTTTAGCCTCAGCCCTAAAAGAAGTAGCAGAAGAAGCCACCGAGGCTAAGGAGACTGTGAAACATAAACTTGGGGCGACTCAAATCGAACTGGATCAAGTCAAGAAGGAAAACGCCAAGTTGAAAGAGAGAGTAGCCGAGATAGAGGATAAGCAAAAGAAGGATTTGGAAGAGGCAAAGAAGGAAATGGAGATGCACAGAAATGCAGCTGAGCGAGTGAGATTAGAAGCCGAGGAAACCCTCTTGGCTTGGAATGGGAAAGAGATTGGGTTCGTGAGCTGCATAAAACAAGCAGAGGAAGAACGGGACAGTGCACAACGCGAAATCGTTCGACTGAGAGACATATTGAAGCAGGCGATTAGCGAAGCCAACGCTGCCAAATTAGCAGCCAACACCGCCATAAACGAAAACTCAAAACTCAAAGACGCCATCACGGATAAGGAGGACGCCCTGCATTTCCTTGAACTGGAGATCGAACGTCTCAAGACCAACAAAGTTTCGCGAGAATGCCAAGAAAAAGATTGAATCCTCAAAACTTCATAGTATGTACTCAAGAATCCCCGATTATTACCAAATCTTGAAAACCAGAATCATATCATCAAccattcaacattatattttctgCCAGCCTTCAAAATCATCagcaaatcaaatatttgatgagTGATTCAGATAGCTGGATGGAGACCACACCTTGTTAGCATATATTGAGAAACAGCTTCAATAGGAAAACATTTggtcatatgtgtgtgtgttatacAGCCTTAAAGTCAATATCAGACTTAAAATTCCATAACATTATAATACAGATATTTGTTTCCTATAAAATATACCCTTTTGTAGTCACTTTAAATAGTTGATGTGGGAGCAATCGATTTCACTAGAAATTATAAGTTTAGTTAGATTATTTTTGGAggtaattgcacttttagtctTTAAGTTATAGCGTACTCGTAAATTTTAATCATCATGAGTTGCAATTTTTGCCCTTAATCAGTCACAACAAATGGCTATTTGTGTCCTGCAGCTCATGATAATTAGAGACTGAATTTGCACTTGGTTTATAACATAAAACAAAAAGTGTAAAATTATCTCATATTTTATTAAAGACCACTTAATGTTTTCTCATCAATTAAATTTCTCAGacaatatactaattaaattcTAATC of Ipomoea triloba cultivar NCNSP0323 chromosome 3, ASM357664v1 contains these proteins:
- the LOC116013323 gene encoding WEB family protein At5g16730, chloroplastic-like: MSPSKSRSGKKWHPSILSRTKLCRGDSSAIDSDALVSLERKPSQSQNSPQNRSIRVLEMPETEIGELEEEIRVLREQLGCAEGERNQALDELRELRQAVEEANYLKEMLYSTRQELNAKDRSTECLKSELDKAKQVVKMLREAMDNAEEAARDSVSDHRRRIQELEDEVEKRKFSEANVLVALEQNKVEMEVCKREMARLYEKIKSMEEENSRSCNGETAAKEEASLKIKHLTDEVSRLENELKMATEAEEKSRKAMDTLASALKEVAEEATEAKETVKHKLGATQIELDQVKKENAKLKERVAEIEDKQKKDLEEAKKEMEMHRNAAERVRLEAEETLLAWNGKEIGFVSCIKQAEEERDSAQREIVRLRDILKQAISEANAAKLAANTAINENSKLKDAITDKEDALHFLELEIERLKTNKVSRECQEKD